GAGTCCGGCAGCCTCATCTCCCAGGACGTCGCCCGCACCACGCAGGGCTTCTCCACCGCGAACCTCAGCGGCCTGGCCAGCGTGGGCTACCAGTTCGACCGCGACAACGAGCTGACCCTCTTCAGCCTCTACACGCGCGGCACCGATACGCGCACGTACACCGCCAACGGCAACAACAACGTGCGCGGCGACACCTACGCCAGCACCCGCCTCCAGTTCATCACCCGCGCCCTGTCCTTCACGCAGCTGCGCGGCTTCCACCGCCTGGGGCTGCTGGGCGACTCGGAGGTGGACTGGCAGGCCAACCTCTCCCGCGTGGACCGCGACGAGCCGGACACGCGCGACACGCTCTACAGCGCCGCGCTCAACAACCCGGACGCGCAGCTGTCCTTCCCCAACCAGCCCAACAGCGGCGAGCGCTTCTTCGCGGAGCTGGGCGAGACGTCCACCGGCGGCAGCCTCAACCTCACCCTGCCCTTCAGCTCCGACTTCCGGTTGAAGGTGGGCGGCCTCACGCAGGTGTCCTTCCGCGACTTCAACGCGCGCCGCTTCCGCTACCTGCTCACCGAGGAGCCGGTGGACCGCACCCAGACCCCCGAGCAGCTCTTCTCGCCTGAGAACGTGGGCACCTCCATCAGCGTGCGCGAGACGACGCGCGCGGATGACGCCTACAACGCCTTCCTGGGCATCTACGCCGGCTACGTGTCCGCGGACTACAAGCCCGTGGAGCCGCTGCGCCTGGTGGGCGGCGTGCGCCTGGAGGCGTCCAACCAGCAGCTGACGCTCAAGGACCCGTTCACCGGCGTGGAGAGCGACTCCGGCGGTGCGGACCAGAACTACCTGGACGTGCTGCCGTCGCTCAACGCGACCTACGCGCTGTCTCCGGAAGTGAACCTGCGCGCGGGCTACAGCTACACGCTGGCGCGGCCCACCTTCCGCGAGCTGGCCCCCTTCATCTTCTTCGACTTCGTGCGCCGCCGGAACGTGTCCGGCAACCCCGACCTGCTGGAGACGCGCATCCACAACGTGGACGTGCGCGCCGAGTGGTTCGTCGGAGAGAACGACGTGCTGGCCGCGAGCGCCTTCTACAAGCGCTTCCAGAACCCCATCGAGCGCGTCATCCGCAACCCGGACTCGGGCGACCTGGGCTTCGAGAACGCCGCGGGCGCGGACAGCTACGGCGTGGAGCTGGAGGCGCGCACGTCGCTGGCGCGCTTCAGCCCCGCGCTGCGTCCGGTGCGCGTGGGCGCGAACCTCACGCTCATCCAGTCGCGGGTGGACCTGGGTGACTCCGCGCTGGGCGCGCAGACGAACAAGGACCGCCCGCTCCAGGGCCAGTCCCCCTACGTGGTCAACGTGAACGTGGGCTACGAGCGGCCGGAGAGCGGCACCGAAGTGGCCCTGCTCTACAACGTGTACGGCCAGCGCATCAGCGAGGTCGGCGTGCAGGGCCTGCCGGACGTGTACGAGCGGCCCTTCCACCGCGTGGACCTCAGCCTCACCCAGAAGCTCGGCGCGACGCAGTTGAAGCTGACCGCCGCGAACCTCCTCAACGCGTCCGTCACCCTCCGCCAGGGGGACGTGACGGTGCAGACGTACAAGCCCGGCGTGGCGTTCACCGCGTCGCTCGGCTGGGCCCTGTAGCTCCTCCCATTTCCCTGAAAGGACGCACCGACATGAAGAGCCTCTTTGCCTCCGTCCTCACGCTCTCCAGCCTGACGCTGCTCGCCGGCTGCGGCGACGACGACGACACCAACAACACCCCGGACGGCGGCGGCGATCCGCAGGCCACCGCCCAGGACGTGAAGGGCAGCATCACCGGCGACACGACGTGGAAGGCCGGCACGACGTACACCCTGAAGGACTACGTGTTCGTGGAGAGCGGTACGCTCACCATCGAGCCGGGCGTCATCGTCAAGGGCGACACGGGCAGCGCGCTGGTCATCACCCGCGAGGCGAAGCTCAACGCGGTGGGCACGGCGGAGAAACCCATCGTCTTCACCAGCTCGCAGGCGGAGGGCACGCGCGCGGCCGGTGACTGGGGCGGCGTGGTGCTGCTGGGCAAGGCGCGCATCAACGTGGCCGGCGGCGAGAACACCATCGAGGGCTTCTTCGCTACCAGCGGTGACACGCGCACGAAGTACGGCGGCCAGGACGACGCGCACGACTGCGGCAAGCTGAAGTACGCACGCATCGAGTTCGCGGGCTACGAGCTGGCCGAGGACAATGAGCTCAACGGCCTGACGACGGGCGCGTGCGGCACCGCGACGGACATCGACTACGTGCAGGTGCACAAGGGCGCGGACGACGGCGTGGAGATGTTCGGTGGCACGGCGGGCCTGAAGCACATCGTCATCAGCCAGCCGGACGACGACGGCCTGGACTACGACCTGGGCTGGCGCGGCAAGGTGCAGTTCCTGGTGGTGCAGCAGAACGCCACGGTGGGCAACCGCGGCATCGAGGCGTCCGGCAACAAGAACGACAACGTCGCGCAGCCGCACACGGTGCCGGA
The sequence above is drawn from the Corallococcus sp. NCRR genome and encodes:
- a CDS encoding TonB-dependent receptor domain-containing protein, with the protein product MLSSSSFVRAFVASLVLITLPAFAQAPGADSTAPAAPSPSASPGQQPAGELPPPPGSTPATSAPSQPDGALPTSPAPSLGTQPGSAANPLPVDPVQPGNADPSQAAQPGSAPASNSPVQPADPSAPTTAQPAPADGATPSEATASDDAAMGDEALAESATPPPGFTGIYGRLTDEANGEGLIEATVKVVTGADKQALTDLDGNYRLALPPGKYDLRAFYDVYQGRRITGVIVTQGKATKLDVALSADVGAVQEVVVEARSDRRAEGALLQDRKKAAAVSDAISAQEIARTPDSSAGDAVKRVVSATVVDGRYVLLRGLGGRYATTLLNGALLPSPEPDEPSVPLDLFPTSLLANLNVVKSYTPDLPGTFGGGTLLIETNTYPSQFEFKPRLTLGGDTVTTFRERNSQAQGGFGETLGFASSDRALPSALPRDHRLGAGGESAQQLESQWESFSNIWEKRTTRAAPNLGLGASLGNTLRFGNQRLGYLATINYGHRDGVQTGDFARAARDESGSLISQDVARTTQGFSTANLSGLASVGYQFDRDNELTLFSLYTRGTDTRTYTANGNNNVRGDTYASTRLQFITRALSFTQLRGFHRLGLLGDSEVDWQANLSRVDRDEPDTRDTLYSAALNNPDAQLSFPNQPNSGERFFAELGETSTGGSLNLTLPFSSDFRLKVGGLTQVSFRDFNARRFRYLLTEEPVDRTQTPEQLFSPENVGTSISVRETTRADDAYNAFLGIYAGYVSADYKPVEPLRLVGGVRLEASNQQLTLKDPFTGVESDSGGADQNYLDVLPSLNATYALSPEVNLRAGYSYTLARPTFRELAPFIFFDFVRRRNVSGNPDLLETRIHNVDVRAEWFVGENDVLAASAFYKRFQNPIERVIRNPDSGDLGFENAAGADSYGVELEARTSLARFSPALRPVRVGANLTLIQSRVDLGDSALGAQTNKDRPLQGQSPYVVNVNVGYERPESGTEVALLYNVYGQRISEVGVQGLPDVYERPFHRVDLSLTQKLGATQLKLTAANLLNASVTLRQGDVTVQTYKPGVAFTASLGWAL